In Vibrio sp. FE10, the following are encoded in one genomic region:
- a CDS encoding IS5 family transposase yields MPKPRYKTTNWKQYNQSLINRGSLTFWIDEEAISGWAQSKQNKRGRPRRFSDLAITTALMVKRVFSMPLRALQGFIDSIFRLAHVPLSCPHYTCISRRAKQVEVSFKTKARGAIQHLAIDATGLKVYGEGEWKVKKHGTDGKRRVWRKLHIAVDTNTHEIIAAELSLSTVTDGEVLPNLLKQTRRSILEVSGDGAYDTRACHAAIKIKGAIALIPPREGAAFWERGHPRNIAVGCQKLYGSNKYWKERYGYHKRSLSETAMYRVKQLLGGRLSLINYNAQVGETYAMIKALNKLTGLGMPETCRID; encoded by the coding sequence ATGCCTAAACCACGTTACAAAACAACCAACTGGAAGCAATACAACCAATCACTCATTAACCGTGGTTCTCTGACCTTTTGGATTGATGAAGAAGCAATAAGCGGGTGGGCGCAAAGCAAACAGAATAAGCGCGGGAGGCCGCGTCGGTTCAGTGATTTAGCTATCACGACAGCACTTATGGTCAAACGAGTTTTTTCTATGCCATTGAGAGCGCTTCAAGGATTTATCGACTCGATATTTAGGTTAGCTCATGTACCGTTAAGTTGTCCGCATTACACCTGCATCAGTCGTAGAGCCAAGCAAGTTGAGGTTTCATTTAAGACTAAAGCGAGAGGAGCAATACAGCACCTAGCTATTGATGCTACTGGCCTTAAGGTTTATGGCGAAGGTGAATGGAAAGTCAAAAAACACGGGACGGATGGCAAGCGTAGAGTCTGGCGAAAGCTTCATATTGCCGTCGATACCAACACTCATGAGATCATTGCCGCCGAGCTAAGTTTATCGACGGTTACAGATGGAGAAGTACTCCCGAACTTACTGAAACAAACACGCCGAAGTATCCTTGAGGTGTCTGGTGATGGCGCTTACGACACGAGAGCGTGTCACGCTGCTATTAAGATTAAGGGGGCCATTGCGCTTATTCCCCCAAGAGAAGGAGCAGCCTTCTGGGAGCGTGGTCACCCTCGAAATATTGCCGTGGGTTGTCAGAAGTTATACGGCTCAAATAAGTATTGGAAAGAGCGGTATGGATACCACAAACGTTCACTCTCAGAAACGGCGATGTATCGAGTTAAACAGTTACTAGGAGGACGATTGAGCTTAATAAATTATAATGCACAGGTGGGTGAAACTTACGCGATGATAAAAGCGTTGAACAAGCTTACTGGATTAGGTATGCCTGAAACTTGTCGTATTGACTAA
- the ltrA gene encoding group II intron reverse transcriptase/maturase, whose product MMISKEISASPDSIQWQSIDWKSVESHVLKLQMRIAKATREGKHGKVKALQWILTHSRSAKLLAVKRVSQNKGSKTPGIDGVIWNTDTRRMKAVNQLSRKAYQARPLKRLYIPKKNGKLRPLGIPCMIDRAQQALHLLALEPVSESLADPNSYGFRPKRSTADAIGQCFICLSQKRSAQWVLEGDIKACFDKIGHQWLMNNVAVDKRMLGQWLKSGFIDKGLFYDTNEGTPQGGIISPTLMLMTLSGLEQQIKSTALKKGARANFIGYADDFIVTCASKEVLENDIKPLIADFLAERGLTLSEEKTHITHINDGFDFLGFNHRKYKGKLLIKPSKSNTLMFLSNLRELIKKHVTLPVNDLIKLINPKLRGWSNYYRHCVAKQIFGYVGHKLFHTLWHWTKRRHPTKSKTWIALKYFINRKGQWQFHGWQKIMDMDCQFNLFQIAKVPIERHVKIRSAATPFDPQYQEYLAKRKSKRLARNSWKEPVPTAL is encoded by the coding sequence ATGATGATTTCAAAAGAGATTAGTGCCTCTCCTGACAGCATTCAATGGCAGTCAATCGACTGGAAATCTGTTGAGTCGCACGTATTAAAGCTCCAGATGCGTATCGCAAAGGCAACTCGAGAAGGTAAACACGGCAAAGTGAAAGCTTTGCAATGGATACTGACTCACTCGCGTTCAGCAAAACTTCTTGCTGTTAAGCGAGTGTCACAAAACAAAGGCAGTAAAACGCCTGGAATAGATGGTGTTATCTGGAATACAGATACACGCCGCATGAAAGCAGTTAATCAATTGAGTCGAAAAGCTTACCAAGCTAGACCACTCAAGCGTCTCTATATCCCCAAAAAGAATGGCAAACTTCGACCACTGGGTATCCCGTGCATGATAGACAGAGCGCAACAAGCGCTTCACCTATTAGCGTTAGAGCCCGTATCGGAAAGCCTTGCAGACCCTAACAGTTACGGTTTTCGACCAAAACGCAGCACGGCTGATGCTATCGGACAGTGTTTCATCTGCCTGAGTCAGAAGCGTTCAGCGCAATGGGTTCTTGAAGGGGACATCAAAGCCTGTTTCGACAAAATCGGGCATCAATGGCTGATGAATAATGTTGCCGTTGATAAGCGTATGTTGGGGCAATGGCTAAAGTCTGGCTTTATAGACAAAGGGCTGTTCTATGACACCAACGAAGGCACGCCTCAAGGTGGGATTATATCCCCAACCTTGATGTTAATGACGCTCTCTGGTCTCGAACAGCAAATTAAGTCTACCGCTCTCAAAAAGGGAGCAAGAGCCAACTTTATTGGATACGCCGACGATTTCATCGTCACTTGCGCTTCAAAGGAAGTGCTTGAGAACGATATCAAACCGTTGATTGCTGACTTCTTAGCTGAACGAGGCTTAACACTCTCCGAAGAGAAAACGCACATCACTCACATCAACGATGGCTTTGATTTCCTAGGTTTTAATCATAGGAAGTACAAAGGAAAATTGCTCATTAAGCCGAGTAAATCCAACACGTTAATGTTCTTAAGTAATCTGCGTGAACTCATCAAAAAGCACGTAACCCTTCCAGTGAATGATCTTATCAAACTGATAAATCCGAAACTCAGGGGATGGTCGAACTACTATCGACACTGCGTGGCAAAACAGATATTCGGTTATGTAGGTCACAAACTATTCCATACGTTATGGCACTGGACGAAAAGGCGTCATCCAACAAAGTCTAAAACTTGGATCGCCCTAAAATACTTCATCAACCGTAAAGGACAATGGCAGTTTCACGGTTGGCAGAAGATCATGGATATGGATTGCCAGTTCAATCTCTTCCAAATAGCTAAAGTGCCGATAGAAAGACATGTGAAAATCCGAAGTGCAGCGACACCATTTGACCCTCAATACCAAGAGTACTTGGCAAAGAGAAAGTCCAAAAGGCTAGCCCGTAACTCTTGGAAAGAGCCTGTCCCGACTGCGTTATAA
- a CDS encoding tyrosine-type recombinase/integrase, with the protein MTTAGRITYIDRIPFASGSIITEKPDFVGRSQTVTECPVDGRESYYIHSESKRPKVTRFDDTVYNFPVLWEDDGITPWHDGNQFLWSLLFNKTDATFKQLNHKAKQLMEYKLFTEANYGYDLLDFKSLRPAHRVSYAYFYHLLKRGISAGNLNQHTATVYQFYEWLHEQPHIELDLTRVDKTHRAFIKFETNWGKVMSKEVKVRSQTVVTPQASSVRQGFVRDEGEDLRPLYDDEFDLLRAILGTTQFTATERLIYQVALDTGARKQTVLTLRKKHVDKLMQGKPDEYGTVRLNCSSAIGIDTKGGRVLAIHFPRELIERLHIYLNSADYMKKVAKFKAARNPRSEDLQEENNEMPDDDIYVFLSNQGNPLYMAKDDPLYRKLKTPPEGNYLQTVTRKIKAAEPKHFPSDYTFHWTRATYAYRFYKFLTPLVDSGQLGMSDAIVLIQRRLGHKLRETTEHYLQLFKMTNLRLEAQERYEERLFDSVQINEEVA; encoded by the coding sequence ATGACAACCGCAGGCCGCATCACATACATAGACAGAATTCCTTTTGCTTCCGGCTCAATTATAACCGAAAAGCCAGACTTCGTTGGTCGCAGCCAAACCGTCACCGAATGCCCCGTTGACGGACGCGAGTCTTACTACATTCACTCCGAATCCAAGCGCCCTAAGGTCACTCGTTTCGATGATACCGTATATAACTTCCCGGTGCTGTGGGAAGACGATGGTATTACTCCTTGGCATGATGGTAATCAATTTCTATGGTCGTTACTGTTTAACAAAACCGACGCCACCTTTAAGCAGCTAAATCATAAAGCCAAGCAGCTGATGGAGTACAAGCTATTTACTGAAGCTAATTATGGGTATGATCTGCTCGACTTTAAATCACTGCGTCCAGCCCACCGCGTTTCCTATGCCTACTTTTATCACCTTCTGAAAAGAGGGATCAGCGCAGGCAACCTGAACCAGCACACTGCCACCGTTTACCAATTTTATGAGTGGCTGCACGAGCAACCGCATATTGAGCTTGATTTAACTCGTGTAGACAAAACCCATAGGGCATTTATCAAATTCGAGACCAACTGGGGCAAGGTAATGTCGAAAGAGGTCAAGGTACGCTCCCAGACGGTTGTTACGCCACAAGCATCAAGTGTCCGTCAGGGCTTCGTCAGGGATGAGGGGGAGGATCTAAGGCCCCTGTATGATGATGAGTTTGACTTGCTGCGCGCTATACTGGGGACAACGCAGTTTACCGCGACTGAGCGACTGATATACCAAGTAGCGCTGGATACGGGAGCGCGTAAACAGACTGTGCTGACCTTGCGCAAGAAGCATGTAGACAAGTTAATGCAGGGGAAGCCGGATGAGTATGGCACAGTGCGATTGAATTGCTCATCTGCTATCGGCATTGACACCAAGGGTGGCCGAGTCCTCGCTATTCATTTTCCTCGTGAGCTTATCGAGCGGCTCCACATTTACCTCAATAGCGCGGATTATATGAAAAAGGTTGCAAAGTTCAAGGCAGCGAGAAATCCGAGGTCTGAAGACCTTCAAGAAGAAAACAATGAAATGCCGGACGATGATATTTACGTTTTTCTGTCGAATCAAGGCAACCCGTTATATATGGCAAAAGATGATCCGCTATACCGGAAGTTGAAGACACCGCCGGAGGGTAATTACCTCCAGACCGTTACCCGGAAAATAAAGGCGGCAGAGCCTAAACACTTTCCTTCGGATTACACCTTCCATTGGACTCGGGCAACATACGCATATCGCTTTTACAAATTTCTTACGCCTCTGGTGGACAGTGGGCAACTGGGTATGAGTGATGCTATAGTTCTGATCCAGAGACGCCTCGGACATAAGCTGCGCGAGACCACCGAGCACTACCTTCAGTTGTTTAAGATGACCAACCTTCGCCTCGAAGCACAGGAGCGTTACGAAGAGCGCTTATTTGACAGTGTGCAGATTAACGAGGAGGTCGCGTAA
- a CDS encoding NfeD family protein, whose product MVELLEQVNHWHWLAFGLALLALELIGTAGYFLWIGISAMLVGALLGALPLGWQMQWLSFASFSLITTWLWWRRQLSNDKHSDAGRELNQREKQLIGRTTRLLEPVQKGNCRINLGDSSWSAISTHDIDAGEEVVITAVDGIVLTISPTKE is encoded by the coding sequence ATGGTCGAATTACTAGAACAAGTAAACCACTGGCATTGGTTGGCGTTTGGTCTAGCACTATTGGCTCTTGAGCTTATCGGAACGGCTGGCTACTTTCTTTGGATTGGTATATCCGCCATGCTCGTCGGGGCTCTTTTGGGTGCATTACCGCTGGGTTGGCAGATGCAATGGCTATCATTCGCCAGCTTCTCGCTCATCACCACTTGGTTGTGGTGGAGAAGACAGCTGTCCAATGACAAGCATTCCGATGCGGGTCGGGAACTGAATCAGAGAGAAAAGCAACTAATCGGAAGAACCACTCGCCTTTTAGAACCAGTACAAAAAGGTAACTGTAGAATAAACCTAGGAGACAGTTCTTGGTCTGCGATTAGTACGCATGATATTGATGCAGGAGAGGAAGTCGTGATTACTGCTGTCGATGGTATTGTTCTAACAATCAGCCCAACTAAAGAATAA
- the cueR gene encoding Cu(I)-responsive transcriptional regulator, whose translation MNISEVASLIQLSPKSIRLYEDKGVISPPLRSENGYRTYGAKQIKELGIVAKARSAGFSLDECRALVELADNPCRESADVKAKAQSKLNEVNKKIEDLLVIQKTLIEWVEQCPGDSNSHCPIIDSLVEKKP comes from the coding sequence ATGAACATAAGCGAAGTTGCAAGCCTCATCCAACTATCACCAAAGTCTATTCGTTTGTATGAAGATAAAGGGGTGATATCCCCGCCATTACGCTCTGAAAATGGCTACAGAACCTATGGGGCTAAGCAGATTAAAGAGCTTGGGATCGTTGCGAAGGCGAGAAGTGCTGGATTTTCGCTTGATGAGTGTCGTGCGCTCGTTGAATTAGCTGATAACCCATGCCGTGAAAGTGCCGATGTTAAAGCAAAAGCACAAAGTAAACTAAACGAAGTGAACAAAAAAATCGAAGATCTATTGGTAATTCAAAAGACTTTAATAGAGTGGGTTGAACAATGTCCCGGTGACTCAAATAGCCATTGTCCAATTATCGACTCGCTTGTAGAGAAAAAGCCATAA
- a CDS encoding DUF2799 domain-containing protein, producing the protein MKRFFYVALLSFGLSACSSSPQTASEFWYGQGERFGANGHVVDNDALVDIKKKVPFDESSYQEGYAKGKLEYCDPFRAFEKGIQGTRYDGQCIGMPQEVMTKAEWQRGWDAFIGADFYRVR; encoded by the coding sequence ATGAAACGTTTTTTTTATGTCGCGCTTTTGTCTTTTGGGTTGTCAGCTTGTTCATCGTCACCTCAAACAGCATCTGAATTCTGGTACGGACAAGGTGAGCGCTTTGGAGCCAACGGTCATGTGGTAGATAATGACGCGTTGGTTGATATTAAAAAGAAAGTACCGTTTGACGAGTCTTCTTATCAAGAGGGATATGCAAAAGGAAAACTAGAATATTGTGACCCGTTCAGAGCTTTTGAAAAAGGAATACAAGGGACAAGGTATGATGGTCAATGTATCGGAATGCCCCAAGAAGTTATGACGAAAGCTGAGTGGCAAAGAGGATGGGATGCGTTCATCGGAGCTGATTTTTACCGAGTTAGGTAG
- a CDS encoding multidrug transporter, which translates to MENKFFKVSAITAAMVGALSAAPAMAEDPIGPEYSGEVSEFFSESTISGNLNFMMRARDRGNVDANGNNTKKTTNLDHGSVFANLGFNSGYVGGVAGADVVIYSTFDMWNNGGPDHEMNFWGVDNPYDKNPSDSGCSGTWDSDCTDNGVSFATANAKFKFGDSVTAKLGYFQPSVPSSLGVNWSFAPGTYMGGEVGATFGDLSLGLVVADEYKAPWFKETYEFQTTNGEDAGTLYSIGGRYAMQNGISVDVGYGALTDGDRKNFHVKVKGTTEGGLYWSPQLYVVDDDEQYDSTAFQAAMLTAFSSGQYSYRAEATYTAAESVDSALAGNMAYRLTSQYGGSNGAYDIWWNNRSDFNHDGEIAFFLSAARDFSDIGGKGFSAGVNGAYGFGSEAQGYDDLTEYSYSFFANYAIQAGALKDANVSFYYTNYYNDTDAPSWAGYTNLFQDEEDFKLMLTIPFSVK; encoded by the coding sequence ATGGAAAACAAATTTTTTAAAGTATCTGCGATTACTGCAGCAATGGTAGGTGCACTTTCTGCTGCTCCAGCTATGGCTGAAGATCCAATCGGCCCTGAGTATTCTGGTGAAGTATCTGAGTTCTTCTCTGAATCTACAATTAGCGGCAACCTCAACTTCATGATGCGTGCTCGTGATCGCGGTAATGTCGATGCGAATGGTAACAACACGAAGAAGACCACTAACTTGGATCATGGTTCTGTCTTTGCTAATTTAGGCTTTAACTCTGGTTATGTAGGTGGTGTTGCGGGTGCCGATGTTGTTATCTATTCAACATTTGATATGTGGAACAATGGTGGTCCAGACCATGAGATGAACTTCTGGGGTGTTGATAACCCGTATGATAAGAACCCTTCTGATAGCGGCTGTTCAGGTACTTGGGATTCTGACTGTACTGATAACGGCGTTTCGTTTGCTACAGCAAATGCTAAATTCAAGTTTGGTGATAGCGTTACAGCGAAACTTGGTTATTTCCAACCATCAGTACCAAGCTCTCTAGGTGTTAACTGGTCTTTTGCTCCTGGTACTTACATGGGTGGTGAAGTTGGAGCAACGTTTGGTGATTTATCTTTAGGTTTGGTTGTTGCTGACGAGTACAAAGCTCCTTGGTTCAAAGAAACGTATGAATTCCAAACTACAAATGGCGAAGATGCGGGTACTCTATACTCAATAGGTGGTCGTTATGCTATGCAAAATGGTATCTCAGTTGATGTTGGTTACGGTGCATTGACAGACGGCGATCGTAAGAACTTCCACGTTAAGGTTAAGGGTACCACAGAAGGTGGTTTATACTGGTCTCCACAACTTTATGTAGTTGATGATGACGAGCAGTATGATAGCACTGCGTTCCAAGCAGCGATGTTAACGGCGTTTTCTTCAGGTCAATACTCTTACCGTGCTGAAGCTACATATACCGCAGCAGAATCAGTTGACTCAGCACTAGCTGGTAATATGGCTTACCGTCTGACTAGTCAGTATGGTGGTTCAAATGGTGCTTACGATATCTGGTGGAATAACCGTTCTGACTTTAACCATGATGGTGAAATTGCTTTCTTCCTATCAGCAGCTCGTGACTTCTCTGATATTGGTGGTAAAGGCTTTAGTGCTGGTGTGAACGGCGCATACGGTTTCGGCTCAGAAGCTCAGGGGTACGATGATCTAACTGAGTACTCATATAGCTTCTTTGCAAACTATGCAATTCAAGCGGGTGCCTTGAAAGACGCAAACGTTAGTTTCTACTACACTAACTACTACAATGATACAGATGCACCAAGCTGGGCTGGTTACACGAACCTATTCCAAGATGAAGAAGACTTTAAACTTATGTTAACAATTCCTTTTTCTGTAAAGTAA
- the ligA gene encoding NAD-dependent DNA ligase LigA: MKESIQVTLEQLRETLHYHAVRYYVEDSPEVPDVEYDRLMQQLLKIEEENPELVTVDSPSQRVGGQPLDGFTQVAHEIPMLSLDNAFSDDDLDAFNKRMSDRAPTANLKTFCCEPKLDGLAVSLLYVNGTLVQAATRGDGATGENITENVRTISSIPLKLQGEGWPERIEVRGEVFMPKAGFDKLNELALKKGEKVFVNPRNAAAGSLRQLDSRITAKRPLAFYAYSVGVVEGAELSNSHYQRFLQLKGWGLPMCPETKQLSSLEDVKAYYQDIMTRRDALAYEIDGVVIKVDDIAAQETLGFVARAPRWAIAYKFPAQEEITLLNDVEFQVGRTGAITPVAKLEPIFVGGVTVSNATLHNADEIARLGVKVGDSVIIRRAGDVIPQIVAVVLDRRPESAKDIVFPDACPVCSSAVERVEGEAVARCTGGLVCQAQRKEALKHFVSRKALDVDGLGVKVIEQLVDREMVETPADLFKLSAGVITVLDRMGPKSAQNVVSALNKAKDTTLARFLYSLGIREVGEATAMNLAQHFKTLELVQAATHEQLVEVSDIGDIVASHLTSFFSQEKNRAVVEQLLELGVNWPAIEAVADDQELPLEGKVVVLTGSLSKLGRSEAKAALQALGAKVTGSVSKKTDILFAGEAAGSKLTKAQDLGIEIRTEEDLIALIS; encoded by the coding sequence ATGAAAGAATCGATTCAAGTTACCTTAGAGCAGTTAAGAGAAACTCTGCACTATCATGCCGTTCGTTATTACGTAGAAGATAGCCCCGAGGTTCCTGATGTTGAGTACGATCGATTAATGCAACAGTTGCTAAAAATCGAAGAAGAGAATCCAGAGCTTGTGACGGTGGATTCGCCTAGCCAACGTGTCGGTGGGCAGCCTTTAGATGGGTTTACGCAAGTGGCTCATGAAATCCCAATGCTTTCGCTCGACAATGCATTCTCTGACGATGATTTAGATGCATTTAACAAGCGCATGTCTGATCGAGCGCCAACTGCGAACCTAAAGACCTTCTGTTGTGAGCCTAAGCTTGATGGTTTAGCTGTGAGCCTACTCTATGTAAACGGCACCTTAGTACAGGCAGCGACGCGTGGTGATGGTGCGACGGGCGAAAATATTACTGAAAACGTGCGTACGATCAGCTCGATTCCGCTTAAGTTACAAGGCGAAGGCTGGCCAGAACGTATCGAAGTACGTGGCGAAGTGTTTATGCCAAAAGCGGGCTTCGACAAATTGAATGAGCTGGCATTGAAGAAAGGCGAGAAGGTCTTTGTGAACCCACGTAATGCTGCCGCAGGTAGTCTACGTCAGCTAGATTCTCGTATTACAGCTAAACGTCCCTTGGCTTTCTACGCATACAGTGTCGGTGTTGTAGAGGGCGCTGAGCTTTCAAATAGCCACTATCAACGCTTTCTGCAGTTGAAAGGTTGGGGTTTGCCTATGTGTCCTGAAACTAAGCAGCTAAGCTCGCTTGAGGATGTAAAGGCGTACTACCAAGATATCATGACTCGTCGTGATGCTCTCGCTTATGAAATTGATGGGGTGGTGATTAAGGTTGACGACATTGCCGCACAAGAAACTCTCGGCTTTGTTGCACGAGCACCTCGCTGGGCAATTGCTTATAAGTTCCCAGCTCAAGAAGAGATCACTCTGCTTAACGATGTTGAGTTTCAAGTAGGCCGAACAGGCGCTATTACGCCCGTTGCTAAGCTTGAACCTATCTTTGTCGGTGGTGTGACGGTGAGTAACGCCACGCTACACAATGCCGATGAGATCGCTCGTTTAGGTGTGAAGGTAGGCGATAGCGTGATTATCCGTCGCGCTGGTGACGTTATCCCTCAAATTGTGGCTGTGGTGCTCGATCGTCGTCCCGAGTCGGCAAAAGATATTGTATTCCCGGATGCTTGCCCTGTGTGTAGTTCTGCCGTTGAGCGCGTCGAAGGCGAAGCAGTAGCGCGTTGTACTGGCGGTTTAGTGTGTCAGGCACAGCGTAAAGAAGCGCTTAAGCACTTTGTGTCTAGAAAGGCGTTGGATGTTGATGGCCTTGGCGTAAAAGTGATAGAGCAGCTTGTCGACCGTGAAATGGTAGAAACTCCAGCTGATCTCTTTAAGTTAAGTGCGGGCGTGATTACGGTTCTTGATAGAATGGGGCCTAAATCGGCACAGAATGTAGTGAGTGCGCTTAATAAAGCTAAAGATACGACATTAGCGCGTTTCCTTTATTCTCTAGGGATTCGAGAAGTGGGCGAAGCGACGGCTATGAACTTAGCTCAACACTTTAAGACGCTGGAGTTGGTTCAAGCAGCAACCCATGAACAGTTGGTTGAAGTGTCAGATATTGGTGACATCGTCGCAAGTCACCTCACGAGCTTCTTCTCGCAGGAGAAAAACAGAGCCGTAGTCGAGCAGTTGCTAGAGCTTGGTGTTAACTGGCCTGCAATCGAAGCTGTTGCGGATGACCAAGAGCTACCGTTAGAAGGTAAAGTGGTTGTGTTGACGGGCTCACTGTCTAAATTAGGGCGCAGTGAAGCGAAAGCCGCGTTGCAAGCTTTAGGTGCAAAAGTAACCGGTAGCGTGTCTAAGAAAACGGATATCTTATTCGCGGGTGAAGCGGCTGGTTCTAAACTGACTAAAGCACAAGATTTAGGTATCGAAATAAGAACAGAAGAAGATCTAATTGCACTTATTTCGTAA
- the zipA gene encoding cell division protein ZipA — MQELRFVLIIVGALAIAALLFHGLWTSKKEGKAKFGDKPLGKLDNDSLDESETIPNRSFAPEDDFEIIRKERKEPDFAVSPSATDPLIDSDPLTAPQTKEVIEDDIELNDLPSFSVKEEPVQIESEPEEIEEVAEPEVPNFELTDEQKENHAGFKEQYGSFAESTDTVTEPLAPNKALTPSEPLVTHVDVAKEVVAPQNAAPTEEAKPDEELGLDVIVLNVHCAGEIPFVGTELFRSMENNGLTYGEMSIYHCFAQSSDEPKVIFSVANMMQPGTLEHDDPADFTTKGISFFMTLPCYGQADQNFNVMLSAAQKIADDMGGNVLDESRNLMTPNRLSDYRKQIRDFMTAANA; from the coding sequence ATGCAGGAATTGCGATTTGTACTCATTATTGTTGGCGCGTTAGCTATCGCCGCATTATTGTTCCATGGTCTATGGACGAGTAAAAAAGAAGGGAAAGCAAAGTTTGGAGATAAGCCGCTTGGTAAGCTTGATAACGATAGCTTAGATGAGTCTGAAACGATCCCAAACCGTTCATTCGCCCCAGAAGATGATTTTGAGATAATCAGAAAAGAGCGTAAAGAGCCGGACTTTGCGGTTTCACCGTCTGCTACGGATCCGCTGATTGACTCTGACCCACTAACAGCACCACAAACGAAAGAAGTTATCGAAGACGACATCGAATTGAATGATCTTCCTTCTTTCAGTGTTAAAGAAGAGCCAGTTCAGATCGAAAGTGAGCCAGAAGAGATCGAAGAAGTCGCCGAACCTGAGGTTCCAAACTTCGAATTGACTGACGAACAAAAAGAAAACCACGCCGGTTTTAAAGAGCAATACGGTTCGTTTGCAGAAAGTACTGATACCGTTACTGAGCCGCTAGCTCCCAACAAAGCACTGACGCCAAGTGAACCGCTTGTTACTCACGTAGACGTTGCTAAAGAAGTCGTTGCTCCACAAAACGCAGCGCCTACTGAAGAAGCTAAGCCAGATGAAGAACTTGGCCTAGACGTTATTGTTCTCAATGTTCACTGTGCTGGAGAAATCCCATTCGTAGGTACTGAACTTTTCCGTAGCATGGAGAATAACGGCTTAACTTATGGTGAGATGTCTATCTACCACTGCTTTGCACAATCTAGCGATGAGCCAAAAGTTATTTTCAGTGTTGCGAACATGATGCAGCCGGGAACGCTAGAACATGATGATCCTGCTGATTTTACAACGAAAGGTATTTCGTTCTTCATGACGCTGCCTTGTTATGGTCAAGCTGATCAGAACTTCAATGTAATGCTAAGTGCAGCTCAGAAGATTGCAGATGATATGGGCGGAAACGTTTTGGACGAGTCACGTAACTTAATGACACCCAATCGCTTGTCTGACTACCGTAAACAAATCAGAGACTTTATGACGGCAGCCAATGCCTAG
- the cysZ gene encoding sulfate transporter CysZ, with amino-acid sequence MTIESIPRSGFGYFIFGIKIALSPSIRKFVLLPLIANVLLVGGALFYIFSNLNTWIEGWIGALPSFLSWLSYILWPLLVITVLATFSYFFSTLANFIAAPFNGLLAEKVEELLSGKKVNDDGFLDVLKDTPRILAREWRKLVYVLPKAIGLFLLLLIPALGQTVAPFLWFIFTAWMLAIQYADYPFDNHKIKFDDMRNILKQKQGKTYSFGALVSVFTTIPILNLIVVPVAVCGATAMWVVEFKEQALHSRR; translated from the coding sequence ATGACTATTGAATCCATTCCACGCTCAGGCTTTGGCTATTTTATTTTCGGAATAAAAATCGCTTTGTCACCGAGTATTCGTAAGTTTGTTTTACTTCCACTCATCGCTAACGTGTTACTCGTTGGTGGTGCTTTGTTTTATATCTTCTCCAACCTCAACACTTGGATTGAAGGATGGATTGGTGCATTGCCAAGCTTCTTGTCGTGGTTGTCATACATTTTATGGCCGCTACTGGTCATAACCGTCTTGGCCACATTTTCGTATTTCTTTAGCACGCTCGCTAACTTCATTGCTGCGCCGTTCAATGGATTACTCGCAGAAAAGGTAGAAGAGCTGCTTAGTGGCAAAAAAGTAAATGACGATGGTTTTCTTGATGTCCTCAAAGATACGCCACGTATATTAGCGAGAGAATGGCGCAAGCTTGTCTACGTTCTGCCAAAAGCGATAGGTTTATTCCTACTTTTGTTAATTCCAGCACTAGGACAAACCGTTGCACCGTTTTTATGGTTCATCTTCACTGCCTGGATGCTCGCTATCCAGTACGCTGATTACCCATTTGATAACCATAAAATCAAATTCGATGATATGAGAAATATTTTGAAACAAAAACAAGGTAAGACCTACAGCTTCGGCGCGCTTGTTTCTGTGTTTACGACAATCCCTATTTTAAACCTCATCGTGGTACCTGTTGCTGTTTGTGGTGCCACAGCCATGTGGGTTGTTGAATTCAAAGAACAAGCATTACACTCTCGTCGATAA